Within Micromonospora narathiwatensis, the genomic segment GAAGAGGTGGACCTCCTCCTCGTTCCGGGCCGGGCGGTGGTCGTCGAGCATCGGTGCTGACTCCTCGCGTTAAAAAGTCGTGAAAGTGATGGTGCCTCAACCAACACTATCTTCACAAGTTTGTGAAACGAGCGTAGCTTCCAAAACATGGAAACCCCGATTGAGGTGTCCGGCCTGGTGAAAACCTTCGGCCGGACCCGGGCACTCGACGGACTCGACCTCACCGTCCGCGCCGGGGAGGTGCACGGCTTCCTGGGCCCCAACGGCGCCGGCAAGTCGACCACCATCCGGGTGCTGCTCGGTCTGCTGCGGCCGGACGCGGGGACCGTCCGGCTGCTCGGCGGCGACCCGTGGCGCGACGCCGTCGCCCTGCACCGCCGCCTTGCGTACGTCCCGGGCGACGTCACCCTCTGGCCGAGCCTCACCGGTGGCGAGGTGATCGACCTGCTCGGCCGGATGCGCGGCGGGCTCGACCCGAAGCGCCGCGCCGAGCTGCTGGAGTCCTTCGAGCTGGACCCGCGCAAGAAGGGCCGGGCCTACTCGAAGGGCAACCGGCAGAAGGTCGGCCTGGTCGCCGCGCTCGCCTCCGACGTCGAGCTGCTGATCCTCGACGAGCCGACCTCCGGGCTGGACCCGCTGATGGAGGAGGTCTTCCAGCACTGGGTGCGCCGGGCCAAGCAGGACGGCCGCACCGTGCTGCTCTCCAGCCACATCCTGGCCGAGGTGGAGGCGCTCTGCGACCGGGTGACGATCATCCGCAACGGCGTCGCCGTCGAGTCCGGCACCCTCGATGAGCTGCGTCACCTCCAGCGAACCTCGATCGAGGC encodes:
- a CDS encoding ABC transporter ATP-binding protein, whose protein sequence is METPIEVSGLVKTFGRTRALDGLDLTVRAGEVHGFLGPNGAGKSTTIRVLLGLLRPDAGTVRLLGGDPWRDAVALHRRLAYVPGDVTLWPSLTGGEVIDLLGRMRGGLDPKRRAELLESFELDPRKKGRAYSKGNRQKVGLVAALASDVELLILDEPTSGLDPLMEEVFQHWVRRAKQDGRTVLLSSHILAEVEALCDRVTIIRNGVAVESGTLDELRHLQRTSIEAEIVAPLDGLADLAGVHDLRVDGNRVRFDVDSAALETALRRLTELGVRSLVSKPPTLEELFLRHYEADPTEVAAA